A single window of Cheilinus undulatus linkage group 12, ASM1832078v1, whole genome shotgun sequence DNA harbors:
- the cldn2 gene encoding claudin-2, translating to MASAALELMGFFLGLLGMLGTLVATVLPYWQISAHIGSNIVTAVANMRGLWMECVYQSTGAFQCETYNSMLALPSDLQASRALMVISLVLSILAIAISVLGMQCTLCLEGSGPVKSRVAGTGGGLFLAAGFLALIPVAWTTHEVVQTFYRPSLPASMKFELGECLYVGLASALITMLGGGMLCVSCCEDQEGGRARRHGGGYPYPVPGGVPGPGVRTTSQTYRNPTLQVGGVNTTSRGPTLVRSNTGSSQSSAHAVQGAKKTTAAGYDITGYV from the coding sequence ATGGCATCAGCAGCTCTCGAGCTGATGGGGTTTTTCCTGGGCCTGCTAGGAATGCTGGGTACTCTGGTTGCCACAGTCCTTCCTTACTGGCAGATTTCGGCTCACATCGGCTCCAACATCGTCACAGCAGTTGCCAACATGAGGGGCCTGTGGATGGAGTGTGTGTACCAGAGCACTGGGGCTTTCCAGTGCGAGACCTACAACTCCATGCTGGCCCTGCCCTCTGACCTGCAGGCCTCCCGTGCCCTCATGGTCATCTCCCTTGTGCTGTCCATCCTCGCAATTGCAATATCAGTCCTCGGGATGCAGTGCACGCTCTGCTTGGAGGGCTCAGGCCCAGTTAAGAGTCGTGTGGCAGGCACTGGAGGGGGATTATTTCTGGCTGCAGGCTTCCTGGCTCTTATACCAGTGGCATGGACGACTCATGAGGTAGTCCAGACCTTCTACAGACCCAGCCTTCCTGCCAGCATGAAGTTTGAGCTGGGGGAATGTCTGTATGTTGGTCTGGCCTCTGCGCTCATCACCATGCTTGGAGGAGGGATGCTGTGCGTGTCATGCTGCGAGGACCAGGAAGGAGGTCGGGCAAGACGTCACGGTGGGGGATATCCATATCCCGTACCAGGAGGTGTTCCCGGTCCTGGAGTACGTACAACCTCACAGACTTACCGTAACCCTACCCTGCAAGTTGGGGGTGTCAACACAACCAGCAGGGGGCCGACGCTAGTCCGAAGTAACACAGGCAGCTCACAGTCAAGTGCACACGCAGTACAGGGAGCAAAGAAGACCACTGCGGCAGGATATGACATCACTGGATACGTCTGA